The uncultured Subdoligranulum sp. genomic sequence ACGGCCAGGGGGCCGTGCTCACCCCGCCGCTGCTGGCAGAGCACTACACCCAGCTGCGGCAGTTTCTGCGCACCGCCCTGCGGCTGGCCACCACCCGCTATGCCAGCTACCATGTCTGGGCCGTCCAGCCGCTGGACACCCAGGACCTGCCCCACTGCGAGGACCTGTGCGCCCAGTATCTCTCCGCCGGGCTGACGCTGCGGGCGGTGCGGCCCATGGCCGGGGCCAACATGATGGTCTTCTCCGCCCGGGGTCTGCCCCACTGGCGGGAACCCTACCGTCACCTGCACCTGGCGGACCCCGCCCTGCCCCGCATGCTGGAGCGCGGCTACGCCGTGGCGGACTTCGGCTGGGGGCCCCGCGGCATGGAACTGGTGCTGCGGGCGGCGAGCTGATCGCCTCAAAAGGGGGGAACATTCCCCCGCGACGGTGCCTGACGGAATTTGATAAGCAACAGAACAAACCGGGCGTACCCTTTCGGGTACGCCCGGTTTTTTGCATCATTTTCTCGCTTCCAGAAAGGCCGTGAGGAATTCCTTTACATAGTCGTCCTTGCCCTGCTTGCGGCAGGCCAGCCCGAAGGTCACCACGCCGTAATCCGGCTCAAAGGGGCGGCAGACCAGCGTGTCGGGCAGGTCCTGGGTGTAGAACTCCGGGAAGAGCGCCACCCCGTAGCCGCACTCCGCCAGCAATATGCCCGCCCGGTCGCTCTCGCAGTGGATGTCCATGTGGTTCATGCCGTGCTCGATGATCCACCCCAGCACCCGGTTGGGCCGCTCGAAGGGCACCATCTTGGGATGCAGCGTCAGCAGCCGCTCCCCCTGCAGGTCGGCGAAATGCAGCGTTTCCCGGGCCGCCAGCGGCGAATCCTTGGGCATCACCGCATAGAACACCGCCTCCGCCGCCGGGTGGAACTCACAGTCCGCCATCTTGCGGATCATGTTGCGGGTGCAGAGCAGAATGTCCAGCTGCTCCGCCTCGAACATCTTCTTCAGACTGAAATAGTCCTGCATGTGCACGATGGGATTGAACCCCGGGTACTTTTCCCCCAGCATCCGCAGCGGCGGCTTGAGGTACTGCAATTCGGTGCTGCTGGTGCAGCCGATGTGGAACAGCCGCACCGCCGTGTGGGTGTTGTCCCGCAGCTTTTTCTGGGCGATCTCGATCTTGGCCAGGATCTCCTTGGCGTCGTTGTAGAACCCCCGCCCCGCCTCGGTGAGGCGCACCATCTTGGAGTTGCGGATGAGCAGCGGGGTGCCCAGCTCCGCCTCCAGCGTCTGGATGTGGTGGGTCACGGTGGGCGGCGAAAGGAACAGCTCCTCCGCCGCCTTGGTGAAGTTGAGCCGGTCCGCCACACAGACAAAACAGAGCAGCTGCTGGGTATTCATGGCTGTTTCCCTCCCGCGGATCATGTCAGGTACAGTATACGCCATCTTTTTGTTTTTTGCAATATATCATTCGATATTTGCTAACGTCGAACAAGGTTTTGAAATTCTCAATTCAGACAAGAGATGCTATAATTTTGGGGTAATGAAAATGTCCCTTTTTAAAGGAGTGAAGAAAGTGAAGACTGTACTGCAGCAACTCAAGCAATACAAACGCACGGCGTGGACCTGCATCGGGTTCACGGCGCTGGAGGTCGTGATGGAGATCTTACTGCCCTTCGTCACGGCCCGCATCATCGATGACGGCCTGGAGGCCGCCAACCTGGGCGTGGTCTACCGGTACGGCGCCTTGATGATCGTCATGGCCCTGGTGAGCCTGGCCTGCGGCGCCCTGGCCGGCAAGGCGGCCGCCGCGGCCTCCTCGGGCCTGGCTGCCAACCTGCGGGAGAGCATCTACGCCAGGATCCAGACCTTCTCCTTCTCGAACATCGACAAGTTCAGCGTGCCCGGCCTTGTCACCCGTATGACCACCGATATCACCAACGTACAGAACGCCTTCATGATGGTCATCCGCGTGGCGGTGCGCAGCCCGCTGACCCTGGTGTTCAGCTACGCCATGTGCCTGTACATCAGCCCCCGGCTCAGCGCCATGTTCCTCATCGCGGTGGTGTTCCTGGTGCTGGTCATCGGCGGCATCATGGTGGTGACGCTGCGCATCTTCAACGAAGTGTTCCAGAAATACGACGACCTGAACGCCAGCGTCCAGGAGAACATCTCGGCCATCCGGGTGGTGAAGGCCTTCGTCCGCGAGCCCTACGAGAACGAGAAGTTCAGCAAGGCTTCGGGCAACCTCTACCGCCTCTTCGTCAAGGCCGAGGGCCTGCTGGCCTTCAACAACCCCGCCATGATGGTGGCGGTCTACTTCTGCATCATCTCGGTGTCCTGGCTGGGCGCCCACTCCATCGTGGGCGGCTCCATGACCCCCGGTGACCTGACGAGCCTGTTCAGCTACATCATGGCGCTGCTCATGAGCCTGATGATGCTGTCCATGGTCGTCGTCATGATCAGCATGTCGCTGGCCAGCATCCGCCGTATCAGCGAAGTGCTGGTTGAGACCCCCGACCTCCACGACCCCGAGAACCCCGTCACCGAGGTGCCGGACGGCAGCATCGACTTCGACCATGTGAACTTCTCCTACAAGCACGGCAGCGGCAAGAACGCCCTGTCCGACATTGACCTGCACATCCGTTCCGGCGAGACCATCGGCGTCATCGGCGGCACCGGCTCGGGCAAATCCAGCCTGGTGAACCTGATCTGCCGCCTCTACGACGTGGATGAGGGCGATGTGAAGGTGGGCGGCATCGACGTGCGCCGCTACGACATGGAAGTGCTGCGCAACCAGGTGTCGGTGGTGCTGCAGAAGAATACCCTCTTCTCCGGCTCCATCCTGGACAACCTGCGCTGGGGCAACCCCGACGCCACCGACGAGGAGTGCATCGCCGCCTGCAAGGCTGCCTGCGCCGATGAGTTCATCGACCGCATGCCGGACGGCTACAACACCCGCATCGAGCGGGGCGGCAACAACGTTTCGGGCGGCCAGAAGCAGCGCCTCTGCATCGCCCGGGCCCTTCTGAAGAAGCCCAAGGTGCTGATCCTGGACGACTCCACCTCTGCGGTGGACACCGCCACCGACGCCAAGATCCGGGCGGCCTTCGCCAGGACCATTCCCGGCACCACGAAGATCATCATCGCCCAGCGTATTTCCAGCGTGCAGAATGCCGACCGCATCCTGGTGCTGGACGGCGGCAAGATCAACGCCTTTGACACCCACGAAAATCTGCTGAAGACCAACGCCATCTACCAGGAGATCTACGAGTCCCAGGTGAAGGGCGGCGGCGACTTCGACCAGCCGGCCTGAAAGGAGGAAGCCTTATGAATCAAACCAAACCCAGCCGCAAGGCGCCTCTGAAGGTGCTGAACCGGGTGCTGCGCTATATGCTGCACTACTACGCCCTGCCCTTTGCCCTGGTCATTGTATGCATCCTGATCACGGCGGTGGCCACCGTCACCGGCGCCACCTTCCCCCAGAAACTGGTGGATGACTACATCGTCCCCATGCTCAATTCCGGCTCCACCGACTTTTCCGGCCTGGCTGCCAGCCTGTTCCAGCTGGCCGCCATCCTGGCGGTGGGCGTCGTCACGGCCTTCTGCTACAACCGCATCATGGTGTCGGTGAGCCAGGGCACCATGCGCCGGCTCCGGGATGATCTGTTCCATCGCATGGAGAGCCTGCCCATCTCCTACTTTGACACCCACGCCCACGGCGACATCATGTCGGTGTACACCAACGATATCGATACGCTGCGCCAGCTGCTCAGCCAGAGCATTCCCCAGATCATCAACACCAGCGTGACGATGCTGGCCACCCTGATCACCATGCTGGTGCTCAACCCGGCGCTGACCGTCATCTCCATCCTGACGGCCTGCGTCATGGTGACCGTCACGGTGAACTTCTCCAAGCTGTCCGGCAAGTATTATGTTTTGCAGCAGCGGGACCTGGGCATTGTGGACGGCTTCATCGAGGAGATGCTGGACGGCCAGAAGGTGGTCAAGGTCTTCTGCCATGAGGACGCCGCCCTGCGGGATTTCCGCAAGGTCAACGACCAGCTGCGGGACAGCGCCGACAAGGCCAACCGC encodes the following:
- a CDS encoding LysR family transcriptional regulator gives rise to the protein MNTQQLLCFVCVADRLNFTKAAEELFLSPPTVTHHIQTLEAELGTPLLIRNSKMVRLTEAGRGFYNDAKEILAKIEIAQKKLRDNTHTAVRLFHIGCTSSTELQYLKPPLRMLGEKYPGFNPIVHMQDYFSLKKMFEAEQLDILLCTRNMIRKMADCEFHPAAEAVFYAVMPKDSPLAARETLHFADLQGERLLTLHPKMVPFERPNRVLGWIIEHGMNHMDIHCESDRAGILLAECGYGVALFPEFYTQDLPDTLVCRPFEPDYGVVTFGLACRKQGKDDYVKEFLTAFLEARK
- a CDS encoding ABC transporter ATP-binding protein, which translates into the protein MSLFKGVKKVKTVLQQLKQYKRTAWTCIGFTALEVVMEILLPFVTARIIDDGLEAANLGVVYRYGALMIVMALVSLACGALAGKAAAAASSGLAANLRESIYARIQTFSFSNIDKFSVPGLVTRMTTDITNVQNAFMMVIRVAVRSPLTLVFSYAMCLYISPRLSAMFLIAVVFLVLVIGGIMVVTLRIFNEVFQKYDDLNASVQENISAIRVVKAFVREPYENEKFSKASGNLYRLFVKAEGLLAFNNPAMMVAVYFCIISVSWLGAHSIVGGSMTPGDLTSLFSYIMALLMSLMMLSMVVVMISMSLASIRRISEVLVETPDLHDPENPVTEVPDGSIDFDHVNFSYKHGSGKNALSDIDLHIRSGETIGVIGGTGSGKSSLVNLICRLYDVDEGDVKVGGIDVRRYDMEVLRNQVSVVLQKNTLFSGSILDNLRWGNPDATDEECIAACKAACADEFIDRMPDGYNTRIERGGNNVSGGQKQRLCIARALLKKPKVLILDDSTSAVDTATDAKIRAAFARTIPGTTKIIIAQRISSVQNADRILVLDGGKINAFDTHENLLKTNAIYQEIYESQVKGGGDFDQPA